In one window of Thermodesulfobacteriota bacterium DNA:
- a CDS encoding class I SAM-dependent methyltransferase, which produces MNKPKKEHVKSVKTFLSGRQIHDQWRAHFRNSENERFYELVFDRLAEILPKGKDAVILDAGCGSCAHTVRLARRGFSVCAVDFSDAALKMARKHLWDLDAGRRIKLCQEDLLSMSFEDGRFDSALCWGVLMHIPEVEKAIAELSRVVKKGGLIIISEGNMHSLQSLALGWLKKLAKKERCEISRRKSGMEHWSSGEKGQMLTRHADCAWLVSEFKRNGCALESRCAGQFTELYNRFESRPVRRLIHGFNNVWFRRIKAPGPAFGNLFVFRKEQ; this is translated from the coding sequence ATGAACAAACCAAAGAAAGAACATGTAAAAAGCGTAAAGACCTTCCTGTCCGGCAGGCAGATCCATGACCAATGGAGGGCGCACTTCAGAAATAGCGAAAACGAGCGCTTCTACGAGCTGGTCTTTGACAGGCTCGCTGAAATCCTGCCAAAGGGGAAGGATGCGGTCATTCTGGATGCGGGCTGCGGCTCCTGCGCGCACACGGTCCGCCTGGCAAGGCGAGGTTTTTCGGTATGCGCGGTCGATTTTTCAGATGCCGCGCTCAAGATGGCGAGAAAGCACCTTTGGGACCTTGACGCAGGCCGCAGGATCAAGCTCTGCCAGGAGGACCTGCTTTCGATGTCGTTTGAAGACGGCAGATTCGACTCGGCATTATGCTGGGGTGTGCTGATGCACATACCCGAGGTAGAAAAGGCGATTGCCGAGCTTTCGCGAGTCGTTAAAAAGGGCGGGCTCATCATAATAAGCGAGGGCAACATGCATTCCCTTCAATCACTCGCCCTCGGGTGGCTGAAGAAGCTGGCCAAAAAGGAACGCTGCGAAATAAGCAGGCGCAAGAGCGGAATGGAACACTGGAGCTCGGGGGAGAAGGGCCAGATGCTTACGAGGCATGCAGATTGCGCATGGCTCGTTTCGGAATTCAAAAGGAACGGATGCGCCCTGGAGAGCCGTTGCGCAGGCCAGTTCACAGAACTCTATAACAGGTTCGAATCAAGGCCTGTAAGACGGCTGATACACGGCTTCAACAACGTATGGTTCCGCCGGATAAAGGCCCCAGGCCCGGCCTTCGGGAACCTCTTTGTCTTCAGAAAAGAGCAGTAG
- a CDS encoding glycosyltransferase family 4 protein, producing MQNTKSKINLLILNSSLHYGGSETVIANLCRHLDRGLFNVSASFLKFKGKVGEELECDGYEVIGPTAPKRSISRYMTFYDLLRTIRRKKVDIVHSHCTHSLMDSSICRLLCPGIKTAHTFHFGNYPFYNKKYMRFEKFFSRGTDSLVAVADFQRERLREAYGIQDARIRTIWNGVAPVPPGRIDIPFPPGSLIIGSIGNLIEQKGYIELLQVALCLKKAGARAKFVVIGGGPMHESLIAERGRLQLADTVHFQGYLENAASRALPSFDIFFMPSRWEAMPVALLEAMCAGKPIVATDVSDNPRIIEHGRTGLLVKKGAPLEMQSALERLIGEPALRQKMGAEARKDYERRFTVSRMIRSYEELYMSLMDSRGSARARG from the coding sequence GTGCAGAATACGAAAAGTAAAATAAACCTGCTGATCTTAAATTCGTCTCTTCATTACGGCGGCTCTGAGACGGTAATCGCGAATCTTTGCAGACACCTTGACAGGGGGCTTTTCAATGTTTCCGCGAGTTTCCTCAAATTCAAGGGTAAGGTCGGTGAGGAGCTTGAATGCGACGGATACGAGGTCATAGGACCGACAGCTCCGAAGAGGTCCATTTCAAGGTATATGACCTTCTACGACCTCTTGCGGACCATCCGCAGAAAGAAGGTCGACATAGTCCACAGCCATTGCACCCATTCCCTGATGGACTCCTCGATCTGCAGGCTACTCTGTCCTGGCATTAAGACCGCGCATACTTTCCATTTCGGCAACTACCCGTTCTATAACAAGAAATATATGCGCTTTGAAAAATTCTTCAGCCGCGGAACAGACTCCCTGGTTGCGGTCGCGGACTTCCAGAGGGAACGGTTAAGGGAGGCCTACGGCATTCAGGATGCGCGCATCAGGACCATATGGAACGGGGTCGCGCCGGTACCACCCGGCCGTATAGACATCCCATTTCCTCCGGGCAGCCTGATAATCGGCAGCATAGGGAACCTTATCGAGCAGAAGGGCTATATCGAGCTCCTCCAGGTCGCGCTCTGCCTCAAGAAAGCCGGGGCAAGGGCGAAGTTTGTCGTGATTGGCGGCGGGCCGATGCACGAATCTCTTATTGCAGAACGAGGCCGGCTCCAGCTCGCGGACACGGTCCACTTCCAAGGCTATCTTGAGAACGCCGCGTCGCGGGCCCTTCCGTCATTCGATATCTTTTTCATGCCTTCCCGCTGGGAGGCGATGCCTGTAGCGCTCCTCGAGGCGATGTGCGCCGGAAAACCCATCGTGGCGACCGATGTCAGCGACAACCCGAGGATAATCGAGCACGGCCGCACGGGCCTGCTCGTGAAAAAAGGCGCCCCACTCGAAATGCAAAGCGCGCTTGAGAGGCTCATAGGGGAACCGGCGCTCCGGCAGAAGATGGGCGCGGAGGCCAGAAAGGATTACGAGCGCCGGTTCACAGTTTCCAGGATGATACGCTCTTACGAGGAGCTGTACATGTCCCTGATGGATTCTCGGGGCAGCGCTCGCGCAAGGGGTTGA
- a CDS encoding glycosyltransferase has translation MPEPVRAFISFIVPALNEERNIGRSIDSIEGCLKPGGKLTAVSDYEIIVVDNGSTDRTREICLAKGARFLSHPGLTVGALRNTGAEAAKGEVLVFIDADVSLTPGWSSRLPALIRFLEEKPLTVTGSRVKSDDSASYSIRQWFSIGKGAAQANYINSGHMIIRKDVFTSLGGFNQALVSGEDSELCQRAAHSGISITPLDGLDAIHNEAPASLFEFFKRERWHGYGDYQSFSNFRKSRPAMMAALNVLAILSLSTIFLIYMEPSALIVYFFILTGLSALSGLHRNKFRIDRKFPVFIYMYMVYITARSLSLFDFLLGLSPGRWR, from the coding sequence ATGCCCGAGCCAGTCCGCGCCTTTATCAGCTTCATAGTCCCGGCCTTGAACGAGGAGAGGAACATCGGCAGGTCCATCGACTCTATCGAGGGCTGTCTTAAGCCCGGCGGGAAGCTCACTGCCGTATCGGATTACGAAATTATCGTGGTCGACAACGGGTCTACCGACCGGACCCGCGAGATATGCCTTGCGAAGGGGGCCAGGTTCCTTTCCCATCCAGGGCTCACGGTCGGAGCGCTAAGGAATACCGGCGCAGAAGCGGCGAAGGGAGAGGTGCTTGTCTTTATCGATGCAGACGTGTCCCTGACGCCAGGCTGGTCGTCGAGGCTTCCGGCACTAATCAGGTTTCTGGAAGAAAAGCCGCTTACGGTCACAGGTTCACGCGTCAAATCTGACGATTCCGCCTCATATTCGATAAGACAATGGTTTTCCATCGGGAAAGGTGCGGCCCAGGCGAACTATATCAACAGCGGACACATGATAATCAGAAAGGACGTATTCACGTCTTTGGGCGGGTTCAACCAGGCCCTAGTCTCGGGCGAAGATTCGGAGCTCTGCCAGAGGGCAGCCCATTCGGGAATTTCGATAACCCCTCTCGACGGGCTTGATGCGATTCACAACGAGGCGCCAGCGAGCCTGTTTGAGTTCTTCAAAAGAGAGCGCTGGCACGGGTACGGGGACTACCAGAGCTTCAGTAATTTCAGGAAATCCAGGCCGGCGATGATGGCGGCCCTGAACGTGCTCGCAATTCTTTCCCTCTCGACGATTTTCCTCATCTACATGGAACCGAGCGCGCTCATAGTCTATTTTTTCATACTAACCGGCCTCTCCGCATTATCTGGGCTTCACAGGAACAAGTTCCGGATCGACCGTAAATTCCCGGTCTTTATATACATGTACATGGTCTATATAACCGCGCGTAGCCTGTCCCTGTTTGATTTCCTGCTCGGGTTGAGCCCAGGGCGCTGGAGATGA
- a CDS encoding glycosyltransferase has protein sequence MTRHILHLIDTSTLSGPGKTIYNSCRFEDGSRYVKSVSVFTSGAVNDYVSFLRKSGITAIELAENRANLPKLFTYIPAALELRRIIRERNVDLLHAHGYKADILGLLASRMSGIKIVTTLHGYIENTRSAAVYNRLSLEAAKRMDALIAVSRAMRDRLLEKGVPDSKISVIHNAIVSGDYPRLAKSEGLIREYGIDGIFPVIGSIGRISPEKGQRVLCDAFRKIITVFPNARLLLIGDGPDAALLKGEFPDLDGRLVITGHVKNIKEYISVLDLHVLASYTEGLPNVVLETSCMGKANVATDVGGTSECLINGKTGILVRPGESAALAEAALKVLKDPRMRSEFEKNAFEFIRKEFDFTRRVEKMHSLYDRVFSGGNACALPRQGGTGSISGKHEAQV, from the coding sequence ATGACCAGGCACATACTGCATCTGATAGACACCAGTACGCTCTCCGGCCCTGGTAAGACCATTTATAACTCATGCAGGTTTGAGGACGGGTCCAGGTATGTCAAATCCGTTTCCGTTTTCACGAGCGGCGCGGTAAACGACTACGTCTCCTTTCTGAGGAAATCCGGCATAACCGCGATAGAACTGGCAGAAAACAGGGCGAACCTCCCGAAGCTATTTACATACATACCCGCTGCGCTCGAGTTGAGGAGGATCATAAGGGAGAGGAACGTCGACCTTCTACACGCCCACGGCTACAAGGCCGATATACTGGGTCTCCTTGCAAGCCGTATGAGCGGCATAAAAATAGTTACCACCCTCCACGGCTACATCGAGAATACCAGGAGCGCGGCCGTTTACAACCGCCTCTCCCTGGAGGCGGCTAAAAGGATGGACGCCCTCATAGCCGTATCCCGGGCCATGAGGGACCGGCTACTTGAAAAGGGCGTGCCCGACTCGAAGATAAGCGTAATCCACAACGCGATAGTCTCAGGGGATTATCCGAGGCTTGCCAAATCGGAAGGCCTCATCCGGGAATACGGGATTGACGGCATCTTCCCTGTCATAGGTTCCATAGGCCGCATAAGCCCGGAGAAAGGCCAGCGCGTCCTCTGCGATGCGTTCAGGAAGATAATCACAGTTTTTCCCAACGCCCGCTTGCTCCTCATAGGCGACGGCCCCGATGCCGCGCTGCTTAAAGGTGAATTCCCGGACCTGGACGGCAGGCTCGTAATCACCGGGCACGTAAAAAATATAAAGGAATACATAAGCGTCCTGGACCTCCATGTGCTTGCAAGCTATACCGAAGGGCTGCCTAACGTTGTGCTTGAGACCTCGTGCATGGGCAAGGCAAACGTTGCCACTGACGTAGGTGGGACTTCAGAATGCCTCATCAACGGCAAAACGGGCATCCTTGTCAGGCCGGGAGAAAGCGCCGCGCTCGCGGAGGCCGCACTCAAAGTGCTCAAGGACCCTCGCATGCGCTCTGAATTCGAAAAAAACGCCTTTGAGTTCATCCGGAAGGAGTTTGATTTCACAAGGCGGGTGGAAAAGATGCACTCGCTTTACGACAGGGTCTTTTCAGGGGGCAATGCCTGCGCCCTGCCGCGGCAGGGCGGAACGGGTTCAATATCTGGAAAGCATGAGGCGCAGGTTTAA
- a CDS encoding heparin lyase I family protein, which produces MKLPPILTFLFIVLAFCTHANGAIFHFEGFESGESVPGFSGSSYGSIYGNPSYSIQGAEKASGSYALMHRFEAGQNGSYATMLFGDSPESLDSNNSSYQDIYIQFKLRYSPGYDFSAGNNKIVIIGTQDDVRHDNVCCNPWVANYITLHAGNSGSSGYFNVEGNNKKAATGQWFPLSPNISGYSVSNRYTIETGRWYTMEIHISLNAGSQPTGVFEMWIDGQKISYYDQVLYRVPKEGDFGTNTAFGINFVMLSHYLNSGAPQDQAMYYDDIILSTSYIGERRPSSPLNLRLMLSRY; this is translated from the coding sequence ATGAAATTACCACCGATTTTAACCTTTCTTTTCATCGTTCTTGCATTCTGCACGCACGCTAACGGCGCCATATTCCATTTCGAGGGTTTCGAGTCAGGAGAAAGCGTCCCCGGTTTTTCAGGAAGCAGCTACGGCAGCATCTACGGGAACCCAAGCTATTCCATCCAGGGCGCCGAGAAAGCAAGCGGCAGCTATGCGCTCATGCACAGGTTCGAAGCCGGGCAGAACGGGTCGTATGCGACCATGCTCTTCGGTGACAGTCCTGAGTCCCTCGATTCCAATAACAGCAGCTATCAGGACATCTACATACAATTCAAGCTCAGGTACAGCCCTGGGTACGACTTCAGCGCGGGGAACAACAAGATAGTCATAATCGGCACTCAGGACGACGTGAGGCATGATAATGTCTGCTGCAACCCCTGGGTGGCCAACTATATCACCCTGCACGCCGGGAACTCGGGTAGCTCGGGGTATTTCAACGTGGAAGGCAATAACAAGAAAGCGGCAACCGGGCAGTGGTTTCCTCTTTCTCCCAATATCTCGGGTTACTCCGTTTCAAATCGCTACACGATCGAGACTGGTAGATGGTACACCATGGAAATCCACATCAGCTTGAACGCCGGCTCCCAGCCCACGGGAGTCTTCGAGATGTGGATAGACGGCCAGAAGATATCCTATTACGACCAGGTCCTCTACAGAGTGCCGAAGGAAGGGGATTTCGGCACCAATACGGCATTCGGGATAAACTTCGTGATGCTCTCGCATTACCTTAATTCAGGCGCCCCCCAGGACCAGGCGATGTATTACGACGACATCATCCTGAGCACAAGCTATATCGGTGAAAGGCGCCCGTCAAGCCCCTTAAACCTGCGCCTCATGCTTTCCAGATATTGA
- the prsK gene encoding PEP-CTERM system histidine kinase PrsK — MITMPFILTAISAAVCAGLGVFTLLRNPRHLANIGFASGMACLAVIEAGSAIAHLSTGWGWYAGTRLNIIGQAMLPASWLLFSLVFARANHREILSKWISALILLTLVSAVFAYLAGSPGFIEYLPPEPDRAPALFSAPLYSLGPAGKYLYIFMLLGLVLNLVHLENTLKSSSGQKRWQIKYIIFGVGGTLAFYVFLSSQALLFSAINAEMLVLASVITLITVSMTAVFIVRHRQLEVDIFVSRYVVYGSFTVLVVGLYLIGMGVVIRVIRHLDIPLGFFFTALFVFVSLLFLALLLFTSFLRRKVQLFINRHFYSHKYEFRDKWMETIEKISSKRSIGEITSTLTELISETTGARGVHLWLLDPVTGRYVNTAPGQEKGPGQIGNAHPIPVRIKTDKDPFFLSEIPDMGPSLAAWPEAVLCAPLVADEEPVGFALLGSDISGEKYRQDDFDILKAMTTQAAVQIKNIRLDQDVMGLKAMEGFSKASAFIMHDLKNLTNTLSLVSQNARHNMNDPSFQKDAINTIDATVGRMKTVIERLSASSEGLVIRPRETDLRTVVNGAIGKLALTEKKDVGLSISLDRAPVVTIDPEVMEMVFLNLLSNAFDSIEGSGEVSVSSEPVKGGVLITVSDTGSGMRPEFVRESLFRPFMTTKRNGFGIGLYQCKNIIEAHGGTVDVESAPGAGTAFRILFPGGTEARTLA; from the coding sequence ATGATAACCATGCCGTTCATATTAACGGCCATTAGCGCAGCCGTGTGCGCCGGGCTGGGCGTTTTCACCCTTTTGAGAAACCCGCGCCACCTGGCCAACATCGGGTTCGCTTCGGGCATGGCCTGCCTTGCAGTAATCGAGGCCGGGAGCGCAATCGCGCACCTGTCCACGGGTTGGGGCTGGTATGCCGGCACGAGGCTTAATATCATAGGCCAGGCCATGCTCCCGGCGTCCTGGCTCCTTTTTTCATTGGTATTCGCGAGGGCTAACCACAGGGAAATCCTCTCCAAATGGATATCGGCTCTTATTCTGTTAACTTTAGTATCCGCGGTCTTTGCCTATCTCGCAGGCTCTCCGGGCTTCATAGAGTATCTCCCGCCGGAACCCGACCGCGCACCTGCCCTTTTTTCCGCGCCGTTGTACTCTCTCGGTCCCGCGGGCAAATACTTATATATCTTCATGCTCCTCGGGCTTGTGCTTAATCTCGTGCACCTTGAGAACACGCTTAAGTCCTCGTCCGGGCAGAAGAGATGGCAGATAAAATACATAATTTTCGGCGTGGGCGGGACGTTGGCGTTCTATGTATTTCTTTCGAGCCAGGCGCTCCTTTTTTCGGCCATAAACGCGGAGATGCTGGTTCTGGCCTCGGTCATAACCCTCATAACCGTTTCCATGACCGCTGTCTTCATAGTGAGGCACAGGCAGCTCGAAGTCGACATATTCGTGTCGAGGTACGTGGTATACGGCTCATTCACCGTCCTCGTCGTAGGCCTGTACCTTATCGGCATGGGTGTCGTAATAAGGGTTATACGCCACCTGGACATCCCGCTCGGCTTTTTCTTCACCGCGCTCTTCGTCTTCGTGTCGCTCCTCTTCCTTGCGCTCCTCCTTTTCACGTCCTTTCTGAGGAGAAAGGTCCAGCTCTTCATAAACAGGCATTTTTACAGCCACAAATACGAGTTCCGGGACAAGTGGATGGAGACCATCGAGAAAATCAGCTCGAAAAGGAGCATCGGCGAGATAACATCCACGCTTACCGAGCTCATATCAGAGACGACCGGCGCCAGGGGCGTGCATCTCTGGCTTCTCGACCCTGTCACCGGCAGATATGTGAATACCGCGCCCGGCCAGGAAAAGGGCCCGGGGCAGATAGGGAACGCCCACCCCATCCCGGTGCGCATAAAAACCGATAAAGACCCCTTCTTTTTATCCGAAATACCTGATATGGGCCCTAGCCTCGCTGCCTGGCCCGAGGCGGTCCTTTGCGCGCCGCTTGTCGCTGACGAAGAGCCGGTCGGGTTCGCCCTCCTGGGGAGCGATATCTCAGGGGAAAAGTACCGTCAGGACGACTTCGACATATTAAAGGCCATGACCACGCAGGCGGCGGTCCAGATAAAGAACATACGTCTCGACCAGGACGTCATGGGCCTTAAGGCGATGGAGGGGTTCAGCAAGGCATCGGCTTTCATAATGCACGACCTTAAAAACCTCACGAACACCCTTTCCCTGGTCAGCCAGAACGCCAGGCACAACATGAACGACCCCTCGTTCCAGAAGGACGCGATCAACACCATAGACGCCACTGTCGGCAGGATGAAGACCGTCATAGAGCGGCTCTCGGCCTCCAGCGAAGGTCTGGTAATAAGGCCGAGGGAAACTGACCTGCGGACCGTCGTAAACGGCGCCATCGGGAAGCTCGCCCTCACGGAGAAGAAAGACGTCGGATTGAGCATCAGTCTCGATAGAGCGCCTGTCGTTACGATTGACCCGGAAGTAATGGAAATGGTATTCCTGAACCTCCTCTCGAACGCGTTTGACTCGATAGAAGGCAGCGGCGAGGTCTCCGTAAGCTCCGAGCCCGTAAAGGGCGGCGTACTCATAACGGTCTCTGATACGGGGAGCGGCATGCGGCCGGAGTTCGTAAGGGAATCCCTCTTCAGGCCGTTCATGACGACGAAAAGGAACGGTTTCGGAATAGGCCTGTACCAGTGCAAGAACATAATCGAGGCCCACGGCGGGACCGTCGACGTGGAGAGCGCCCCTGGCGCGGGTACCGCCTTCAGGATACTCTTCCCGGGCGGGACTGAAGCGCGGACGCTGGCCTGA
- the prsR gene encoding PEP-CTERM-box response regulator transcription factor has translation MGNPRLLIIDDDEHIRTQMKWALVQDYDVCLARDGEQAMEALQGGTFPLILLDLGLPPDPEGTSEGLRLLGSILGQDPASKVIVLTGNPDRSAALSAVSLGAHDFFTKPIDLEELKHTLRRAHYVHTLEAEYKTLQAQPAAHVFGGVTGTSGRMQEIFSTIRKVADKDVPVLITGESGTGKEIIARAIHSHSSRLKMPFVAINCGAIPENLMETELFGHEKGAFTGAHAKKAGRIELAQGGTLFLDEIGELPLQLQVKLLRFLQDHSIEKVGGGEPVQVDLRVIAATNRDLTALIKEGRFREDLYYRLAVVSIEVPPLRERGEDMVLLARTFLGKYSEPSSAEPKLLSRDALDAILAYDWPGNVREMENRVRRALALSEGPVVTSSDLGFAEKEQPQTLDLRKARENLDVKLICTAISMHNGNISKAAEELGLSRPTLHQLVKKYNITTKLERSN, from the coding sequence ATGGGAAATCCGAGATTACTGATAATAGACGATGACGAGCACATCCGGACCCAGATGAAATGGGCCCTTGTGCAGGACTACGACGTATGCCTCGCAAGGGACGGCGAGCAGGCGATGGAGGCCCTCCAGGGCGGGACATTCCCGCTCATATTGCTGGACCTGGGCCTTCCCCCGGACCCCGAGGGAACCTCCGAGGGGCTCCGCCTTCTCGGAAGCATACTGGGCCAGGACCCGGCTTCGAAGGTCATAGTGCTCACCGGCAACCCCGACCGCTCTGCCGCGCTCTCCGCAGTGTCCCTGGGCGCGCACGATTTCTTCACGAAGCCCATAGACCTCGAGGAGCTCAAGCACACCCTCAGGCGGGCCCATTACGTACACACCCTTGAGGCCGAATACAAGACCCTCCAGGCGCAGCCCGCGGCCCATGTTTTCGGCGGGGTCACCGGGACGAGCGGCAGGATGCAGGAGATATTCTCGACCATAAGAAAAGTAGCCGACAAGGACGTCCCCGTGCTCATTACGGGAGAGAGCGGCACCGGAAAAGAGATCATCGCCCGCGCGATACACAGCCACAGCTCGCGCTTGAAAATGCCGTTTGTGGCCATAAACTGCGGCGCCATACCCGAAAACCTCATGGAGACCGAGCTCTTCGGCCACGAAAAGGGGGCCTTTACCGGCGCGCACGCGAAAAAGGCGGGCAGGATAGAGCTAGCTCAGGGCGGCACTCTCTTCCTGGACGAAATAGGAGAATTGCCGCTCCAGCTCCAGGTGAAGCTCCTGCGCTTCCTGCAGGACCACAGCATAGAGAAGGTCGGCGGGGGCGAGCCCGTTCAAGTGGACCTGCGGGTCATAGCGGCCACGAACAGGGACCTTACGGCCCTCATAAAGGAAGGCCGGTTCAGGGAAGACCTCTACTACAGGCTCGCGGTAGTCTCCATCGAGGTCCCGCCGCTCAGGGAACGCGGCGAGGACATGGTGCTCCTTGCAAGGACGTTCCTTGGGAAGTATTCGGAACCGTCCTCGGCTGAGCCGAAACTCCTCAGCAGGGACGCCCTGGACGCCATCCTCGCGTATGACTGGCCGGGAAACGTGAGGGAGATGGAGAACAGGGTGCGGAGGGCTCTTGCGCTCTCTGAGGGTCCGGTCGTGACTTCCTCTGACCTCGGGTTTGCGGAAAAGGAGCAGCCGCAGACCCTCGATTTGAGGAAAGCCAGGGAAAACCTCGATGTAAAGCTCATCTGCACCGCCATTTCCATGCACAACGGCAATATAAGCAAGGCGGCAGAGGAGCTTGGCCTCAGCAGGCCCACCCTCCACCAGCTTGTAAAGAAATACAATATTACTACGAAGCTTGAAAGGAGCAATTGA
- a CDS encoding nucleotide sugar dehydrogenase, whose product MSRNFTKLAGLIKDKKARVGIIGLGYVGLPIVLRFCDVGYRVTGFDVDPEKVRLLRKGKSYIKHLPSGLISRLVKGRNPSFKATTDMSELAGMDAVIICVPTPLSDKREPDLSYVESTGAEIAKHLRPGQLVSLESTTYPGTTSELLLPMLEAGGLRAGKDFFLVFSPEREDPGRVDFTIKTTPKIVGGITAKCSELGSALYSKIVDRVVPVSSTQVAEMTKLLENIYRSVNIAMVNELKMLCHRMDINIWEVIEASKTKPFGFQAFYPGPGLGGHCIPIDPFYLTWKAREYDFSTRFIELAGEINSNMPYYVVTRVMEALNERGKSLKGSKLLVLGIAYKKDVDDLRESPSLELIRILREKGAEVDYNDPYLPLAVSHRRHFRMRSTPLTEANIGKYDCVLIATDHSCYDYRWIAKKSRLVVDTRNAMAGLKRRNIIKA is encoded by the coding sequence ATGTCGCGAAATTTCACGAAGCTCGCAGGCTTGATAAAAGACAAGAAGGCCCGCGTAGGGATTATCGGGCTGGGCTATGTGGGGCTGCCGATAGTGCTCCGTTTCTGCGACGTGGGGTACAGGGTCACCGGCTTCGACGTCGACCCTGAAAAGGTCCGGCTTTTGAGAAAAGGCAAGTCTTATATAAAGCATCTCCCTTCGGGCCTCATATCCAGGCTGGTAAAGGGCAGAAATCCCTCTTTCAAGGCCACGACCGACATGTCGGAGCTTGCCGGGATGGACGCCGTCATAATATGCGTGCCCACCCCGCTCTCTGACAAGCGCGAGCCCGACCTCTCTTATGTAGAATCCACGGGCGCCGAAATAGCCAAACATCTCAGGCCGGGCCAGCTCGTCTCCCTCGAATCTACTACCTATCCCGGGACGACCAGCGAACTCCTCCTTCCCATGCTCGAGGCGGGCGGGCTACGGGCGGGCAAGGACTTTTTCCTCGTCTTTTCGCCCGAAAGGGAGGACCCCGGCAGGGTGGACTTCACCATAAAGACCACCCCCAAGATAGTCGGCGGCATAACCGCGAAATGCTCTGAGCTCGGCTCTGCCCTGTACTCCAAGATTGTCGACAGGGTTGTGCCCGTCTCCTCCACCCAGGTCGCTGAGATGACCAAGCTCCTCGAGAACATCTACAGGAGCGTCAATATCGCTATGGTGAACGAATTGAAGATGCTCTGCCACAGGATGGATATAAACATCTGGGAGGTAATCGAGGCTTCCAAGACCAAGCCCTTCGGCTTCCAGGCCTTTTACCCTGGCCCGGGCCTGGGCGGGCACTGCATACCCATAGACCCCTTTTATCTTACCTGGAAGGCCAGGGAGTACGACTTCTCGACCCGGTTCATAGAGCTTGCCGGGGAGATCAACTCCAACATGCCCTACTACGTAGTCACTAGGGTAATGGAGGCGCTCAACGAGCGAGGAAAGAGCCTCAAGGGGTCGAAACTCCTGGTCCTCGGCATCGCATACAAGAAGGACGTGGACGACCTGAGGGAGTCGCCGTCTTTAGAGCTCATCAGGATACTCAGGGAGAAAGGGGCGGAGGTCGACTATAACGACCCGTACCTCCCGCTGGCGGTCAGCCACAGAAGGCACTTCAGGATGCGTTCGACCCCGCTTACGGAGGCGAATATCGGCAAGTACGACTGCGTGCTCATAGCGACCGACCATTCGTGCTACGATTACAGGTGGATAGCGAAAAAGAGCCGGCTCGTGGTGGACACGAGGAACGCTATGGCCGGACTTAAGAGGCGGAATATAATAAAGGCCTAG
- a CDS encoding SDR family oxidoreductase, translated as MLRFMVTGGAGFIGSNLSETLLDKGHSVTVFDNLATGREENLSGIMGRLDFIRGDIRDMAALEAAMKGMDYVIHLAALGSVPRSIEDPATTHEVNATGTLNVLNAARAAKVKRVVCASSSSVYGDTAVLPKEEQMAPSPLSPYAVSKITGEYYCKAFHRVYGLETVALRYFNVYGRRQDPNSQYAAVIPRFVDAMLRGKSPVIYGDGEQSRDFTFVDDCNQANIKACFAGGAEGMHFNVGYGSKVSINDLFRKIRDSLGSTVEPTYAPPRKGDVRDSLAAISRAREVLGYEPENGIDEGIRKTVRWYLESYGKLTGER; from the coding sequence ATGCTCAGGTTCATGGTAACAGGCGGCGCGGGCTTCATAGGCTCGAACCTCTCGGAGACGCTCCTCGATAAGGGCCATTCCGTAACCGTATTCGATAACCTCGCGACCGGCAGGGAGGAAAACCTCTCCGGCATCATGGGCCGGCTGGATTTCATACGGGGGGACATACGCGATATGGCGGCGCTTGAGGCAGCCATGAAGGGTATGGATTACGTTATCCACCTTGCGGCCCTCGGCTCCGTGCCCCGTTCCATAGAGGACCCGGCGACCACGCACGAGGTGAACGCCACGGGGACGCTCAATGTCCTTAACGCCGCGAGGGCGGCGAAGGTCAAACGGGTCGTATGCGCCTCTTCCTCCTCGGTTTACGGCGATACCGCCGTGCTCCCGAAGGAGGAACAGATGGCCCCCTCGCCCCTTTCGCCCTATGCCGTCTCGAAGATAACCGGCGAGTACTACTGCAAGGCTTTCCACAGGGTATACGGGCTCGAGACCGTGGCCCTGAGGTACTTCAACGTATACGGCAGGAGGCAGGATCCGAATTCGCAGTACGCAGCCGTTATACCGAGGTTCGTGGACGCGATGCTCCGCGGCAAAAGCCCGGTAATCTACGGCGACGGCGAGCAGTCAAGGGACTTCACTTTCGTGGACGACTGCAACCAGGCCAACATAAAGGCATGCTTCGCCGGCGGCGCCGAGGGCATGCACTTCAACGTGGGCTACGGGAGCAAGGTTAGCATAAACGACCTTTTCAGGAAGATACGCGACTCGCTGGGCTCAACGGTGGAGCCAACCTACGCCCCGCCCAGGAAGGGAGACGTAAGGGACTCCCTTGCCGCCATTTCAAGGGCCAGGGAGGTCCTCGGGTATGAGCCGGAAAACGGCATAGACGAAGGCATAAGGAAGACGGTCCGGTGGTATCTTGAGAGCTACGGAAAGCTTACGGGTGAGAGGTGA